A genomic window from Pecten maximus chromosome 2, xPecMax1.1, whole genome shotgun sequence includes:
- the LOC117321540 gene encoding perlucin-like protein, whose protein sequence is MCLLWSSLVWSALIVHVIRGCPNGWETFDGSCYFVSDFREDWPTASTACGLYHAHLAEVIDEAEENFLKQVISKYHAGHRSDDNYWLGGSDMFVEGDWRWMNSDQRINYTNWYPGEPNNYQNHSEDCVVVYINNHQQYRWDDRKCTEKNNFICEIGDDSGAIVIG, encoded by the exons ATGTGTTTACTGTGGTCAAGTCTGGTGTGGTCAGCCCTCATTGTGCATG TGATCCGAGGATGTCCGAACGGCTGGGAAACGTTTGACGGGTCATGCTATTTTGTGTCTGACTTCCGGGAAGATTGGCCAACAGCATCG ACCGCATGTGGGCTTTATCATGCACATCTCGCTGAAGTTATCGACGAAGCAGAGGAAAATTTTCTCAAACAAGTAATCTCAAAATATCATG CTGGGCACAGGAGTGATGACAATTACTGGTTGGGAGGTTCAGACATGTTTGTGGAGGGAGATTGGCGATGGATGAACAGTGATCAACGTATAAATTATACCAACTGGTATCCGGGTGAGCCGAACAATTACCAGAACCATAGCGAAGACTGTGTGGTGGTGTACATCAACAACCATCAACAGTACCGATGGGATGACCGGAAATGCAcggaaaaaaataactttatttgTGAGATTGG AGATGATTCGGGAGCAATTGTGATTGGCTGA